From the genome of Mycobacteriales bacterium:
GGTTCCGCAGCTACGGCAACGAGCTGTGGGAGTTCGACGACCACGGCCTCATGCGCCGACGGGAGGCCAGCATCAACGACCTTCCCATCCCGGCGGACCAGCGGCGCTACTTCGGGCCCCGCCCGGACGACGAGCGCGGACCCGGCCACGACATCGAGCTCAGCTGAGCGAACTCGGCCGGATGTTCTGGTTGAGGTGGAAGGCGTTGTCGGGGTCGTAGGCGTCTTTGAGTGCGGTGAGTCGGGCCAGCTTGTCGGCGGGGTAGGCGCGTCGCACGCCGTCCGTACCCTCGTCGGTCAGCGTGTTGACGTAGGCACCGCTGGCGAACCGGTCGAGCGCACGCCCGCACCGGCGCGCGGCCGCGATCCGCGACCCGTCCTCCGCTGGGTCCGTCCACCGTGCCGCGGCGACGTACTCGAATTGCGTGTCTCGGTGGCTGAATGCGGTGTCGGAGTCGGGTACGTCGGCGATCGCGCCGCCGTAGGCCTGCAGCGAGACGGACGGGAGGTGCGTGCCGCTTCCGTCGGAGGTGCCGCGCAGAAGCAGCGCCTGCATCGCCTCATCGGTCAACTCGCTGAAGTAGTGCCCCTTCCAGTACCGCCGGTAGTGGTGCCCGGCGACGGTGTCATCGGTCCGCTGCAGGTGCACGTAGGACATCGGCTCGATCTGTTCGGCGGTCGCGCGCCCGAGCGAGCGCAGCGCCGGCAGCAGCGCCCGGCCCGCCGCCGGCGCGCCGACCCACACGTATCCGACCGTGACCTCGTCCCCGCTCACCGATGCGGTGAACGTGGCCCGGCGGGGCGCTTCGGCGCTGAGTTCACGCCAGCCGCGCAGCACGGGAAGCGCGCGATCGATCGGGTAGGAGAATTCGGCGACCAGGGTGTCTCCGGGCACGTCATGCAGCCGAAACTCGAACTCGGTGACGATGCCGAAATTGCCGCCACCGCCGCGCAATCCCCAGAACA
Proteins encoded in this window:
- a CDS encoding FAD-binding oxidoreductase, which codes for MTTVERIDGEVLAPGAPGYDQARTVWNAMVDRHPVLIVRCASDADVAAAVRHARDNDLEIGVRSGGHSIVGLAVPDGGLMIDLTPMDGVRVDAARRRAVVQGGALLGALDREAQRHGLATTAGNVSHTGVGGLTLGGGMGWLARQYGLSCDNLVSCRMVTADGRVVSCSATENPELFWGLRGGGGNFGIVTEFEFRLHDVPGDTLVAEFSYPIDRALPVLRGWRELSAEAPRRATFTASVSGDEVTVGYVWVGAPAAGRALLPALRSLGRATAEQIEPMSYVHLQRTDDTVAGHHYRRYWKGHYFSELTDEAMQALLLRGTSDGSGTHLPSVSLQAYGGAIADVPDSDTAFSHRDTQFEYVAAARWTDPAEDGSRIAAARRCGRALDRFASGAYVNTLTDEGTDGVRRAYPADKLARLTALKDAYDPDNAFHLNQNIRPSSLS